From the Ferrigenium kumadai genome, one window contains:
- a CDS encoding methyl-accepting chemotaxis protein, protein MFKNLKIGMRLGIGFALVLILLAVISVVSYLRVGQISTEIDDLIHDKFPKTVIANDIIADINVIARALRNSVLVTQPDDVQKELQRVEEARKQIAEGFDKLDKLITSEEGQKVLDKAMEARKNFVDDQDKFLELQKAGKRDEAVSLMINVMRKSQGDYIEAMNNVITFQSDLMKKTGEDADKVATQTQTLILILGLAAFAIAIAFAWWITRSITKPINEAVGVANQLANGDLTARIEVTSKDETGQLLSAMQEMTNKLSQVIGEVRSSADALSSASEEVSATAQSMSQASSEQAASVEETSASVEQMSASINQNAENAKVTNGMAESASNQANEGGQAVKETVVAMKSIADKIGIIDDIAYQTNLLALNAAIEAARAGEHGKGFAVVAAEVRKLAERSQVAAQEIGEVAKGSVGLAERAGKLLDEMVPSIGKTSDLVQEIAAASNEQSSGVGQINTAMNQLNQITQQNASSSEELAATAEEMSSQAENLQQLVGFFKVDSASVVSAARSEAKVIPMYAAAKPVKAKAMPVAGDVDESHFQRF, encoded by the coding sequence ATGTTCAAGAACTTGAAAATAGGTATGCGGTTGGGGATCGGTTTCGCCCTGGTGTTGATCCTGCTGGCAGTCATCTCGGTGGTTTCCTATCTCCGGGTCGGACAGATCAGTACAGAGATCGACGATTTGATCCATGACAAATTTCCCAAGACGGTCATTGCCAACGACATCATTGCCGATATCAACGTGATTGCGCGCGCCTTGCGCAACTCGGTGCTGGTGACCCAGCCGGATGATGTGCAGAAAGAACTCCAGCGCGTGGAAGAGGCGCGCAAGCAGATCGCTGAGGGCTTCGACAAACTGGACAAATTGATCACTTCGGAAGAGGGGCAGAAAGTACTCGACAAGGCGATGGAAGCGCGCAAGAACTTCGTCGATGACCAGGACAAGTTCCTCGAGCTGCAGAAGGCCGGCAAGCGCGACGAGGCGGTCAGCCTGATGATCAATGTGATGCGCAAATCGCAAGGCGACTACATCGAAGCCATGAACAATGTGATCACATTCCAGTCCGACCTGATGAAGAAGACCGGAGAAGATGCGGACAAGGTCGCCACACAGACCCAGACGCTCATCCTGATTCTCGGCCTCGCAGCTTTCGCGATTGCGATCGCCTTCGCATGGTGGATCACGCGCAGCATCACCAAGCCGATCAATGAGGCGGTCGGCGTGGCGAACCAGTTGGCCAACGGCGATCTGACGGCACGGATCGAAGTGACGAGCAAGGACGAGACCGGCCAGTTGCTGTCTGCGATGCAGGAGATGACTAACAAGCTTTCTCAGGTGATCGGTGAAGTGCGCAGCTCGGCCGACGCGTTGTCGAGCGCATCGGAAGAGGTGTCGGCCACTGCACAGAGCATGAGCCAGGCTTCGAGCGAACAGGCTGCGAGCGTGGAAGAGACTAGCGCCTCCGTCGAGCAGATGAGCGCCTCGATCAACCAGAATGCCGAGAACGCCAAGGTCACCAACGGCATGGCGGAGTCGGCTTCCAATCAAGCCAACGAAGGAGGCCAGGCGGTCAAGGAAACCGTTGTCGCGATGAAGAGCATCGCCGACAAGATTGGCATCATCGACGACATCGCCTACCAGACCAACCTGCTGGCGCTGAACGCGGCGATCGAAGCGGCGCGTGCCGGCGAGCACGGCAAGGGCTTCGCCGTGGTGGCAGCCGAAGTGCGCAAGCTGGCGGAACGCAGCCAGGTGGCTGCGCAGGAGATCGGCGAAGTGGCGAAGGGCAGCGTGGGCCTGGCCGAACGTGCAGGCAAGCTGCTGGACGAAATGGTGCCCAGCATCGGCAAGACCTCCGACCTGGTGCAGGAGATCGCGGCAGCGTCGAACGAGCAATCGTCCGGCGTGGGCCAGATCAACACCGCGATGAACCAGCTCAACCAGATCACGCAGCAGAACGCCAGCTCCTCCGAGGAACTGGCAGCGACCGCAGAAGAGATGAGCAGCCAGGCGGAGAATCTGCAGCAGCTGGTCGGTTTCTTCAAGGTCGACAGCGCATCTGTGGTCTCCGCAGCACGCTCGGAAGCCAAGGTAATACCGATGTACGCCGCCGCCAAGCCGGTGAAGGCAAAGGCGATGCCGGTGGCCGGCGACGTGGACGAAAGCCACTTCCAGCGGTTCTAA
- a CDS encoding chemotaxis protein CheW, which yields MNALVTTERPTAVAKLAEIQQFLTFALGSEMFAVGTLSVKEIIEYGHLTEVPMMPNFIRGVINLRGAVVPVVDLGARFGRGETQVTRRTCIVIIEVPSGEEKQDIGVVVDAVSEVLEIPATEIEPPPAFGAKIRTDFIHGMGKVNGKFVILLDVGKVLSVEEISTLASVAGQGHQADAGRVAIQ from the coding sequence ATGAATGCATTGGTAACAACAGAAAGACCGACCGCAGTGGCCAAGTTGGCGGAGATACAGCAGTTCCTGACCTTCGCGCTGGGCAGCGAGATGTTCGCAGTCGGCACGCTGAGCGTGAAAGAGATCATCGAGTACGGCCACTTGACCGAAGTGCCGATGATGCCAAATTTCATCCGCGGAGTGATCAACCTGCGCGGCGCGGTGGTGCCGGTGGTCGATCTCGGCGCACGCTTCGGTCGCGGCGAAACGCAGGTCACGCGGCGCACTTGCATCGTCATCATCGAGGTGCCGAGCGGCGAAGAGAAGCAGGACATCGGTGTGGTGGTGGATGCGGTGAGCGAGGTGCTGGAGATTCCTGCGACCGAGATCGAACCGCCGCCCGCCTTCGGCGCCAAGATACGCACCGATTTCATCCATGGCATGGGCAAGGTCAACGGCAAGTTCGTGATCCTGCTCGATGTGGGCAAGGTCCTGTCGGTGGAAGAGATATCCACGCTGGCATCCGTCGCCGGACAGGGCCATCAGGCCGATGCCGGACGGGTCGCGATTCAGTAA
- a CDS encoding chemotaxis protein CheA, which yields MNLDEALKTFIIESRELLEQMEEALLRIEQEPDDAEVVNAIFRAAHTIKGSAGLFGLEYVVAFTHVAESVLDKVRSGELRVDADLIALLLESRDHIGVLVDHAAEGEEPGDATNQHGGELITRLNAYLGHQAEAKPAGMPVEHEHKFEKEGGGRVATDNWHISLRFGPDLLCNGMDPLAFIRYLETLGEIVNVVTLTEAIPALSEIDPESCYLGFEISFQSNADKAAIEGVFEFVREDSQIAIMPPHSKAYEYLKLIQDLPEQEMRLGEILVKCGTLTRAELENTLREQAQNSEHPPRPIGEVLVEKHIVQATVVEAALEKQKQVKESKSAEASLIRVDAEKLDQLINLVGELTIAGAGASLAAQRSGIPELQEATATMSRLVEEVRDSALTLRMVQIGGTFNRFQRVVRDVSKELGKDIRLEISGAETELDKTVVEKIGDPLTHLVRNSMDHGIEPAEVRVANGKPAHGSLKLNAYHDSGSIVIEVIDDGGGLKKDRILMKAIERGLVQPDANLSDKEIFNLIFEPGFSTADAISNLSGRGVGMDVVKRNIMALRGTVDLDSVEGQGTTVSIRLPLTLAIIDGFLVSVGKSSFVIPLDLVVECIELSDEDRSAAGERNYLSLRGQVLPYLRLRDQFDIEGDRVRRENVVVVQYGNARAGLVVDTLQGEFQTVIKPLGRIFSHINGIGGSTILGSGEVALILDVPRLVQQVSSKGERSMFEA from the coding sequence ATGAATCTGGACGAAGCACTCAAAACATTCATCATCGAAAGCCGCGAACTGCTGGAGCAGATGGAGGAGGCGTTGCTGCGCATCGAGCAGGAACCGGACGATGCGGAGGTCGTCAATGCGATCTTTCGCGCGGCCCACACCATCAAGGGCTCGGCCGGCCTGTTCGGGCTGGAATACGTCGTGGCCTTCACCCATGTGGCTGAAAGCGTGCTGGACAAGGTGCGCAGCGGGGAATTGCGGGTCGACGCCGACCTGATTGCATTGTTGCTGGAATCTCGCGACCATATCGGCGTGCTGGTCGATCACGCCGCCGAAGGCGAAGAGCCAGGCGATGCCACCAACCAGCACGGAGGCGAACTGATTACGCGGCTCAACGCCTATCTCGGCCACCAGGCCGAGGCGAAACCGGCAGGCATGCCGGTGGAGCACGAGCATAAGTTCGAGAAGGAAGGCGGCGGCAGGGTTGCCACGGATAACTGGCACATCTCTTTGCGTTTCGGCCCGGACCTGTTGTGCAACGGCATGGACCCGCTGGCGTTCATCCGCTACCTGGAGACACTGGGGGAGATCGTCAATGTCGTCACGCTGACCGAGGCCATTCCTGCGCTGTCGGAGATCGATCCGGAATCCTGCTATCTCGGCTTCGAGATCAGCTTCCAGAGCAACGCGGACAAGGCGGCCATCGAAGGCGTGTTCGAATTCGTGCGCGAAGACAGCCAGATCGCGATTATGCCGCCGCATAGCAAGGCATACGAATACCTGAAACTGATCCAGGATCTGCCGGAACAGGAAATGCGCCTCGGGGAGATCCTGGTCAAGTGCGGCACGCTCACACGGGCCGAATTGGAGAATACCCTGCGCGAGCAGGCGCAAAACAGCGAGCATCCGCCGCGTCCGATCGGTGAAGTTCTGGTCGAGAAACACATCGTGCAGGCGACGGTGGTGGAAGCCGCGCTGGAGAAACAGAAACAGGTCAAGGAGAGCAAGAGCGCCGAGGCCAGTCTGATCCGCGTGGATGCGGAAAAGCTGGATCAGCTCATCAACCTGGTCGGCGAACTGACCATCGCCGGCGCTGGCGCCAGCCTGGCCGCGCAACGTTCAGGCATTCCCGAACTGCAGGAAGCGACTGCCACCATGTCGCGGCTGGTGGAAGAGGTGCGTGACTCCGCGCTCACCCTGCGCATGGTGCAGATCGGCGGAACCTTCAACCGTTTCCAGCGCGTGGTGCGCGACGTCAGCAAGGAACTTGGCAAGGACATCCGCCTCGAGATCAGCGGCGCCGAAACCGAACTGGACAAGACTGTGGTGGAGAAGATCGGAGACCCGCTGACCCACCTGGTGCGCAATTCAATGGACCATGGCATCGAGCCAGCCGAGGTGCGCGTGGCTAACGGCAAGCCGGCGCACGGTTCGCTCAAGCTCAATGCCTACCACGATTCCGGCAGCATCGTCATCGAAGTCATCGACGACGGCGGCGGACTGAAGAAGGACAGGATCCTGATGAAGGCCATCGAGCGCGGCCTGGTGCAACCGGATGCGAACTTGAGCGACAAGGAGATCTTCAACCTGATCTTCGAGCCAGGCTTTTCCACCGCCGATGCGATCAGCAACCTGTCGGGACGCGGCGTCGGCATGGACGTAGTCAAGCGCAACATCATGGCGCTGCGCGGCACTGTGGATCTCGACAGCGTGGAAGGGCAGGGCACTACGGTGAGCATCCGCCTGCCGCTGACGCTGGCGATCATCGACGGCTTCCTGGTCAGCGTCGGCAAGTCCTCGTTCGTCATACCGCTCGACCTGGTGGTGGAGTGCATCGAACTCTCCGACGAAGACCGCAGCGCCGCCGGGGAGCGCAATTACCTGTCGCTGCGCGGCCAGGTGCTGCCTTACCTGCGCCTGCGCGACCAGTTCGATATCGAGGGCGACCGGGTGCGGCGCGAGAACGTCGTGGTGGTGCAGTACGGCAACGCCCGTGCCGGTCTGGTGGTGGACACCCTGCAAGGCGAATTCCAGACGGTCATCAAGCCGCTGGGACGCATCTTCAGCCATATCAACGGCATCGGCGGCTCCACCATCCTGGGCAGCGGTGAAGTGGCGCTGATCCTCGACGTGCCGCGCCTGGTGCAGCAGGTCTCGTCCAAGGGCGAACGCAGCATGTTCGAGGCATGA
- a CDS encoding STAS domain-containing protein, with the protein MSGNEKTDGNAVQFAVEGEMTIFRAAELKAAMLPEIARAQEIEVDLSHVTEIDSAGVQLMVAAKLEAILRGKELRFTGHSKPVLDMLDLCDLGGFFGDQIIISSHAS; encoded by the coding sequence ATGTCAGGCAACGAAAAAACCGATGGGAATGCAGTGCAGTTTGCGGTCGAGGGGGAAATGACGATCTTCCGCGCCGCCGAACTGAAGGCGGCCATGCTGCCGGAAATAGCGCGGGCACAGGAGATCGAGGTCGACCTGTCGCATGTCACCGAGATCGATTCCGCAGGGGTGCAACTCATGGTGGCGGCCAAGCTGGAAGCGATCCTGCGCGGCAAGGAACTGCGCTTTACCGGACACAGCAAACCGGTGCTGGACATGCTGGACTTGTGCGACCTGGGCGGTTTTTTCGGCGACCAGATCATCATTTCCTCTCATGCGTCTTGA
- a CDS encoding response regulator, which translates to MAKTIMVVDDSASLRQVVGIALKGAGYDVLEACDGKDALGKLTGQKIHLIISDVNMPNMDGITFVKEAKQKAEYKFTPVIMLTTEAGEDKKQAGQAAGAKAWVVKPFQPAQMLAAVSKLVLP; encoded by the coding sequence ATGGCTAAGACAATCATGGTAGTGGACGACTCGGCATCGCTGCGTCAGGTGGTGGGCATCGCGCTGAAGGGGGCGGGTTACGACGTGCTCGAGGCATGCGACGGCAAGGATGCGCTGGGCAAGCTCACCGGACAGAAGATCCACCTCATCATCAGCGACGTGAACATGCCCAACATGGATGGCATCACTTTCGTCAAGGAAGCGAAGCAAAAGGCGGAATACAAGTTCACACCCGTGATCATGCTGACCACCGAAGCTGGCGAGGACAAGAAGCAGGCCGGCCAGGCTGCCGGCGCCAAGGCTTGGGTGGTCAAGCCATTCCAGCCCGCTCAGATGCTGGCGGCCGTTTCCAAGCTGGTTCTTCCATAA
- a CDS encoding PAS domain-containing sensor histidine kinase — MIELGFRELVENSPDTVERYDRDCRLIYANPAFARLVGVPLETLLGKTPAAFDAMTLVAAYEAKLREVLETGCDDEWECVWLAHDGSLKTTHIRLVAERDEAGEICGVLGIGRDITMLKETERQLRESRTLLHLLTARREAAVEKARKEIAREMHEEYGQALTALRMNLSLIRVQFGGNQPELKEKVQGALGLLDSIILKVRDMVSAIRPSSLNLGIASALEWLAEDLLKNTDVQYELRIDSQPFQMGEERSTAVFRIVQEALRNVIRHAEADKVVIILEQRKDDCRLEVRDDGKGFDLDISRQQSMGLLGMEELSHMIGGELVIFSAPGQGTVVEVCIPFAHQGEQLRLV; from the coding sequence ATGATTGAACTGGGATTCCGCGAGCTGGTGGAGAATTCGCCCGATACCGTCGAGCGCTATGATCGCGACTGCCGTTTGATCTACGCGAATCCCGCTTTTGCCCGTCTTGTCGGTGTTCCATTGGAGACTCTGCTGGGCAAGACACCTGCGGCCTTTGACGCGATGACTCTGGTGGCCGCCTATGAGGCAAAACTGAGAGAAGTGTTGGAGACTGGCTGCGACGATGAATGGGAATGCGTCTGGCTTGCGCATGATGGCAGCCTGAAGACGACCCATATCCGCCTGGTGGCGGAGCGGGATGAAGCAGGCGAAATATGCGGAGTGCTCGGCATCGGACGCGACATCACGATGCTCAAGGAAACCGAGCGGCAGCTGCGCGAGTCGCGCACCCTGCTGCACCTGCTGACGGCACGCCGCGAAGCGGCCGTCGAGAAGGCGCGCAAGGAGATCGCGCGGGAGATGCATGAAGAATACGGGCAGGCGCTGACCGCGCTGCGCATGAACCTTTCCCTGATCCGTGTTCAGTTCGGCGGCAATCAGCCGGAGTTGAAGGAGAAAGTGCAGGGGGCGCTGGGCCTGCTGGATAGCATCATCCTGAAAGTGCGCGACATGGTCTCCGCCATCCGGCCTTCCTCACTGAACCTGGGCATTGCCTCGGCGCTGGAATGGCTGGCGGAAGACCTCCTGAAGAATACGGATGTCCAATATGAGTTGCGCATCGATAGCCAGCCATTCCAGATGGGCGAGGAACGTTCCACTGCCGTGTTCCGCATCGTGCAGGAGGCTTTGAGGAACGTCATCCGGCATGCGGAGGCGGACAAGGTTGTCATCATCCTGGAGCAGCGCAAGGACGATTGCAGGCTCGAAGTGCGCGACGACGGCAAGGGCTTTGACCTGGATATTTCCAGGCAACAGTCCATGGGGTTGCTCGGTATGGAAGAGCTGAGCCACATGATCGGCGGGGAGCTGGTCATTTTCAGTGCGCCGGGACAGGGAACCGTGGTCGAGGTGTGCATTCCATTCGCTCATCAGGGCGAACAGCTGCGGCTTGTGTAG
- a CDS encoding bifunctional diguanylate cyclase/phosphodiesterase, protein MTKKTEHHAARREFSFLSLLPWLVLGAGLLITYGLQDVARQHTRKNVQERFDFRFNEIVVNIEARLRDYEDVLHGTQSLFASSESVERSEFREYVSQLRLDQRYPGIQGVGFAQRISPAEKAAHIRRIRRESFPGYTIRPSGERDSYTSIIYLEPFNWRNQRAFGYDMYSEPVRRAAMERARDENRAIVSGKVTLVQETEKNVQPGFLMYLPVYRNGLPHETLAQRQENLVGWVYAPFRVHDLMNGILGKHFGEIGNTLAFDIYDGDQPSPASLMYDFSKETGISPGLHEPVFRSVKYIDAGGHQWTVAVRSLPDFETSLESEEAQFIVISGIAGSLLTSFIVWLLATGRERAFATATEMTRELRESESRTRRLNRALKLLSDCNMTLVRAKEEHKLLSEICRLIVERGGYRMAWVGFAEQDTAKTVRPVAQSGYEEGYLDSVNLTWADTERGRGPTGTAIRTGVTDINQDYLTDPRMAPWREAALERGYQSSISLPLIGKERVLGALALYSPDPHAFSPEEVALLEELANDLTFGIETLRTRDEHRRAEEKLGFLAQHDPLTQLPNRLLLRDRFDLSAAAMERERSGLAMLFLDLDNFKQVNETLGHDLGDQLLVRIVERLNGCIRDTDTISRQGGDEFAILLANVNDLGIIGGIAQNILEAFSDPIEIDGRLLNVTFSIGIGIFPNDGMEFDTLLKKAETAMYHAKESGRNTYRFFNEQMNIDALEQLQMQGQLRNAIRNGELVLHYQPQIDIGRSGITGFEALVRWRHPEAGMIPPAKFIPLAERSGLIIQIGEWVLNEACRQAKAWLDSGRPLVMAVNLSALQFRRGNLLETVASALERSGLPARYLELELTESILLHDIEAAMQTLHALKAMGVKLSIDDFGTGYSSLSYLKRLAVDKLKIDQSFVRDLTEDPEDAAIVKAIIQLGHTLQLSIIAEGVETDAQLAFLRNYGCDEVQGYFFSRPLPAEEASGLLAKDFL, encoded by the coding sequence GTGACAAAAAAGACCGAACATCACGCCGCCCGAAGGGAGTTCTCCTTCCTGTCGCTCCTGCCATGGCTGGTACTGGGAGCGGGCCTGCTCATCACCTACGGCCTGCAGGATGTCGCACGCCAGCACACACGAAAAAATGTGCAGGAACGTTTCGACTTCCGATTCAACGAGATCGTCGTCAACATCGAGGCCCGCCTTCGGGACTACGAGGACGTGCTGCACGGCACACAATCGCTATTTGCCTCTTCGGAATCGGTAGAGCGCAGCGAATTCCGGGAATATGTCAGCCAGCTCAGACTGGACCAAAGATATCCCGGCATTCAGGGAGTGGGTTTCGCGCAGCGGATCTCCCCCGCCGAAAAGGCTGCCCATATCCGGCGAATCCGCAGGGAAAGCTTCCCAGGCTACACGATCCGGCCAAGCGGCGAACGCGACAGCTACACCTCCATCATCTACCTCGAGCCGTTCAACTGGCGCAACCAGCGCGCCTTCGGCTACGACATGTATTCAGAGCCGGTGCGCCGCGCCGCCATGGAACGCGCGCGCGACGAGAACCGTGCCATCGTCTCGGGCAAGGTGACGCTGGTTCAGGAGACCGAAAAGAATGTGCAGCCGGGCTTCCTGATGTACCTCCCCGTGTACCGCAACGGTCTGCCGCACGAGACGCTTGCCCAGCGCCAGGAAAACCTGGTCGGCTGGGTGTATGCCCCGTTCCGCGTGCATGACCTGATGAACGGCATCCTGGGCAAGCACTTCGGCGAGATCGGCAATACCCTCGCCTTCGACATCTACGATGGCGATCAGCCGTCGCCGGCAAGCCTGATGTACGACTTCAGCAAGGAAACCGGCATCTCGCCCGGCCTGCACGAACCCGTTTTCCGCTCGGTCAAATACATCGATGCCGGCGGTCATCAATGGACGGTTGCGGTGCGCTCACTGCCCGACTTCGAGACCAGCCTGGAAAGCGAAGAGGCTCAGTTCATCGTCATCTCGGGCATCGCCGGCAGCCTGCTGACGAGCTTCATCGTATGGCTGCTGGCAACGGGACGGGAGCGCGCCTTTGCCACGGCGACGGAGATGACCCGTGAATTGCGGGAAAGCGAGTCCCGCACCAGACGGCTTAACCGTGCGCTCAAACTGCTCAGCGATTGCAACATGACGCTGGTGCGCGCCAAGGAGGAACACAAGCTGCTTTCCGAAATCTGCCGGCTGATCGTCGAACGGGGCGGCTACCGGATGGCCTGGGTCGGATTCGCAGAACAGGATACGGCCAAAACCGTGCGCCCCGTGGCGCAATCCGGCTACGAGGAAGGCTACCTGGACAGCGTGAATCTCACCTGGGCCGATACCGAGCGCGGACGGGGCCCCACGGGCACTGCGATCAGAACCGGCGTGACCGATATCAACCAGGATTACCTCACCGATCCCCGCATGGCCCCCTGGCGCGAAGCGGCTCTCGAGCGTGGATACCAGTCGAGCATCTCGCTCCCCCTCATCGGCAAGGAACGGGTGTTGGGTGCCCTCGCCCTCTATTCGCCCGATCCGCACGCCTTCAGCCCCGAAGAAGTGGCACTGCTGGAAGAGCTCGCCAATGACCTCACCTTCGGGATCGAAACGCTGCGCACCCGCGACGAGCACAGGCGGGCCGAGGAGAAACTGGGTTTCCTGGCCCAGCACGATCCCCTGACGCAACTGCCCAACCGCCTGCTGTTGCGCGACCGCTTCGACCTGTCCGCCGCCGCCATGGAACGCGAACGCTCCGGACTGGCCATGCTGTTCCTCGACCTGGACAACTTCAAACAGGTCAACGAAACGCTGGGGCACGACCTGGGCGACCAACTGCTGGTCCGCATCGTCGAACGGCTGAATGGCTGCATCCGCGACACAGACACCATCAGCCGCCAGGGGGGTGATGAATTCGCCATTCTGCTGGCTAACGTGAATGACCTGGGCATCATCGGCGGCATCGCCCAGAACATCCTGGAAGCCTTTTCCGATCCCATCGAGATCGACGGGCGCCTGCTCAACGTGACCTTCAGCATCGGGATCGGCATCTTCCCGAACGACGGTATGGAATTCGACACGCTGCTCAAGAAGGCGGAGACGGCGATGTACCACGCCAAGGAGAGCGGCCGCAACACCTACCGTTTCTTCAACGAACAAATGAACATCGATGCGCTTGAACAACTGCAGATGCAAGGGCAGTTGCGCAATGCCATCAGAAACGGGGAACTGGTACTCCATTACCAGCCGCAGATCGATATCGGCCGCAGCGGCATCACCGGATTCGAGGCCCTGGTGCGCTGGCGCCACCCCGAGGCGGGCATGATCCCGCCCGCCAAATTCATTCCGCTCGCGGAACGCAGCGGCCTGATCATCCAGATCGGCGAATGGGTGCTCAATGAGGCTTGCCGGCAGGCCAAAGCATGGCTGGATAGCGGCCGGCCGCTGGTGATGGCGGTCAACCTCTCCGCCCTGCAATTCAGGCGCGGCAACCTGCTGGAGACGGTGGCTTCAGCGCTCGAACGCTCGGGACTGCCCGCCCGTTACCTGGAGTTGGAACTGACCGAATCCATCCTGCTGCACGATATCGAGGCGGCCATGCAGACCTTGCACGCACTGAAGGCGATGGGCGTGAAGCTCTCCATCGACGACTTCGGCACCGGCTATTCCAGCCTGTCCTACCTGAAGCGCCTCGCCGTCGACAAGCTCAAGATCGACCAGTCGTTCGTGCGCGACCTGACGGAAGATCCCGAAGACGCGGCCATCGTCAAAGCCATCATCCAGCTCGGGCACACCCTGCAGCTTTCCATCATCGCGGAAGGTGTGGAAACCGATGCCCAGTTGGCCTTCCTGAGAAATTACGGTTGCGACGAGGTGCAAGGCTATTTCTTCAGCCGCCCGCTTCCGGCAGAAGAAGCCAGCGGACTGCTTGCGAAAGACTTCCTGTAG
- a CDS encoding response regulator — translation MIRILIADDHAIVREGLKQLFALCADVSVAGEAVNGSQVLESLRKQEIDLLLLDMTMPGVSGVELIARIRAENASIPILVLSMHNEPQIARRALASGASGYLTKDSDPEMLMAAIRKVASGGRFIDPGLAESMVFDSGESAERPPHELLSEREFHILRLLVQGKSVNEIADELSISNKTVSTHKARLMQKLNFQNNAELVRYGIAHGLVG, via the coding sequence ATGATCAGAATATTAATCGCCGATGACCACGCCATCGTGCGCGAAGGGCTGAAGCAGTTGTTTGCATTGTGTGCCGACGTCTCGGTCGCGGGCGAGGCCGTGAATGGCTCTCAGGTGCTGGAATCCTTGCGCAAGCAAGAGATCGATCTGCTGTTGCTGGACATGACCATGCCCGGCGTCAGCGGTGTCGAACTGATCGCCCGTATCCGCGCAGAGAATGCGTCCATTCCCATCCTCGTGCTCAGCATGCACAACGAGCCGCAGATCGCGCGCCGCGCGCTGGCCTCGGGCGCTTCCGGCTACCTCACCAAGGACAGCGACCCGGAAATGCTGATGGCGGCGATACGCAAGGTGGCGAGCGGAGGGCGATTCATCGACCCGGGGCTGGCGGAGTCGATGGTGTTCGACTCGGGCGAGAGCGCCGAACGTCCGCCGCATGAACTGCTTTCCGAGCGCGAGTTCCACATCCTGCGCCTGCTGGTGCAGGGCAAGAGCGTCAACGAGATCGCCGATGAGCTTTCTATCAGCAACAAGACCGTCAGCACCCACAAGGCGCGCCTGATGCAGAAGCTGAATTTCCAGAACAACGCCGAGCTGGTGCGCTACGGCATCGCCCATGGTCTGGTCGGGTGA